Proteins encoded in a region of the Myxococcales bacterium genome:
- a CDS encoding RNA polymerase sigma factor, giving the protein MRATTIPELAMTAVDARVAAAVAGDRRALESLVTELLPRIRNLVRYLVRGDVDADDLAQEAMVAIVRGLPSHRGDGAFTAWADRVAVRATFTGLRKARRARAQLDDGADLTSVPHPDGPPDAYAQRRAAVRLLDELPDDQRHVLVLHHVVGLSVPDIASELSLPFETVRSRLRLGMARLRALHDPPAVGGRP; this is encoded by the coding sequence ATGCGGGCGACCACGATTCCGGAGCTGGCGATGACCGCGGTCGACGCCCGCGTCGCCGCCGCGGTCGCGGGCGATCGTCGGGCGCTCGAGTCGCTGGTGACCGAGCTGTTGCCGCGGATCCGCAACCTGGTGCGCTACCTGGTGCGCGGCGACGTCGACGCCGACGATCTGGCGCAGGAGGCGATGGTGGCGATCGTGCGCGGGCTGCCCAGCCATCGCGGCGACGGCGCGTTCACCGCGTGGGCCGATCGGGTCGCGGTGCGCGCGACGTTCACGGGCCTGCGCAAGGCGCGGCGCGCGCGGGCGCAGCTCGACGACGGCGCCGATCTCACCAGCGTGCCGCACCCCGACGGACCGCCGGACGCCTACGCCCAGCGCCGCGCCGCGGTGCGCCTGCTCGACGAGCTGCCCGACGATCAGCGCCACGTGCTGGTGCTGCACCACGTGGTCGGGCTGTCGGTGCCGGACATCGCCAGCGAGCTGTCGCTCCCGTTCGAGACGGTGCGCAGCCGCCTGCGCCTGGGCATGGCGCGGCTGCGCGCGCTGCACGATCCCCCTGCGGTCGGAGGCCGACCATGA